The following are encoded together in the Bactrocera neohumeralis isolate Rockhampton chromosome 6, APGP_CSIRO_Bneo_wtdbg2-racon-allhic-juicebox.fasta_v2, whole genome shotgun sequence genome:
- the LOC126762932 gene encoding protein encore isoform X4, with amino-acid sequence MSSTKSQVAVATNIPSLSSSSQTQKEYSTEESLGRQNSFGNNRRGNMKGKHLTRSHAMREATSPPRTPTPRAEHGQVSPNGQSSNNYQQQHHHQAQQQQHMDGNENAHCNNSNGSNNNNNNNNSNKLHAQSNVARGNSPIIEAPAVIVTSQHSQQQQQQQQQQQQPNVALCNEAEFPKLTPPKSTKGGLGGGGAGQRNSNNNNSNNNSNNSNGVTDGNNKLEYNNNNGRKIANSNGGGGGCGGGATNYDSTKSAATNNNNNSNNKHQQYNASNALHQALSVGESAARGGGSGGGGGAGATLHNSGMNYQLNANDSPQQSHHQIAYDKENRCPRNDSQNSSMSNMHDDDAQQQQQQHYERQGGGGSGGGGGKKHRTNSNSKGNKPRLKNIGGSSSGSVDGGNSISNNTSGFISRVFNNSENSSEQFTDHGGTDLFSFFKETLNKHPKDRHFLLKVEKDLTEFVLEKSRGELRFPPASSYNRMLIHRTAAFFGMEHNVDTETQQCVIVAATKNTRIPEIRFKSLVRDHRDDSRKSILKRDTHSFDEARQSSYLCPDRGSMLDRKAKSFEEREEDYERARSRIFNRSQNDNGDGMDDGYMNVSWTQSVEQQQQQQQQQHRPRPNGKMMKMQNSNESRDGRSGGGAVPKSHNYNNYGGGSTQGGGPPMMRGDSANSAKNGGGGARCFSKQDSAGSTNTPWRLSPSSSGEDQAATEPYILTTDRMTVCHLQSPVHHMPPHLHLQPTLLCSAGVMPAHCADAALAPTPTPSLEDGMPLPRRGLVWAVTDISSVPKGSVLINPQTLQPFVNQDGSIYHFDPSNLPPNQQGTYHPNQGNNTANYAQQQSPQQLSQQQHQQVQDSTTKKNKSTQQMSTPSPAESPAATPTPQTQTHCKSVACNENAATVPLAESVAESSTQTVSMCGDVNCDGIDLDMAINATEEASTQSGADECDNNSATGCLSITTTTSTKSYDRIEVQKFKNQATSPNIPAEKDELPKRENATTLDAPSVREQQPTTVTQPPAQPPPPSQTPTSSVNVQVQRETPQSARSTPFSTSESTQAKNRASEESKPTTWTYTQSYQAPDGSTVFHTTTTPSGTPYCTTTYQQGPDGSVYAIPQGMVYAYPPPVVSHAPQKQLKCQFNSLSVLQEGEVQSYFMPVFDPNQPRTDATGLIPAGAQAIYPAAAAAGSTATMVPVAAAYPTAQFATANGTPIYPSQLIYSSDQFVTGAATVAAAAPANGQLQQIPMTTYPIGHPYAYNSYWGQPMTYYVPQQALTNAVAATPLLPAPPQSQPPTTATAQPVAGPHITSGINIANGLVAATAAAGPSSNATVGALGSGGSNVGVSGHHVVNTTAATNSYQTHSGTTYFGTGRVKRPTSSHYTNHQSSGHQLVTAAIPSNGSATTTYQLGHAMPTLTLAPAPGSAAAAAAAAAAAAVNTTTDLNVGNGAAPATAMYTLPQHAALLHANIFPYAPATAAAAAAAAAGVAAGTPSVHAPGVPPTAAPQIAAASMAGAAAHAQQTNAVITPFYAHHPPITAAAHPTHGSSTVHTPGPAAIPIVDPSTLTAISHPTPTGANSSNNVTPAYSGGGSASQSAPSTPHSVPTQTAQRNPPLFSTPPIMNSNGGNNNGGYSGSSTPQYYTVSGGADGGTTLMSSPHGHSYVQHEKRNNNSNMSGSKKPPAYPSNSLSRQNSTSYNGTANGKPPLLGGNNDTRASPNSGYQGSRPHGMNKRGGGGDKPQTPLLSGPPSYGSGPSMSAVNSNNNSGYHVHHSNSPSDAKPPIRLNAGAATFRQKGSGGGMSYEYRRSASQRNSPGTGNSSSNDNSNNTSPNSIVGSSGGGGANTPNCYAATAASGYINTGIGIANSGMVGGGDHQTVATATGTPLYITPARGAHIPPQLQHGGMVAAAAAAGGTAAGLAGTQQATTAAVLGGAAAAEVANAAAAAVAATVAHHQPLLSAYQPGASGVYIKYGQTYYAHPSVALPNSRRSPSTELRPAMAPVAGMYPTMMIPAAPRHTQGRHPNPNYKGNRPR; translated from the exons GGTAACATGAAGGGTAAGCATTTGACGCGCAGCCACGCCATGCGTGAGGCCACATCGCCACCGCGCACTCCAACACCTCGTGCCGAGCACGGACAGGTGTCACCGAACGGTCAATCCTCTAACAATTACCAGCAGCAGCATCATCATCAagcgcagcagcaacagcataTGGATGGCAATGAAAATGCACACTGTAATAATAGCAATggcagcaataataataacaacaacaacaacagcaacaaattgcATGCACAATCAAATGTGGCGCGTGGCAATTCACCGATCATCGAAGCGCCTGCCGTCATAGTGACCAGCCAGCAtagtcagcagcagcagcaacagcaacagcaacaacaacaaccgaacGTTGCGCTCTGCAATGAAGCTGAGTTCCCCAAACTGACACCGCCGAAGTCGACTAAAGGTGGTCTCGGCGGTGGAGGCGCTGGCCAAAGaaacagcaataataacaacagcaacaacaatagcaataatagCAACGGTGTAACCGATGGCAACAACAAACTGgaatataacaacaataatggaagaaaaattgcaaacagCAATGGCGGCGGCGGTGGGTGTGGCGGTGGCGCGACCAACTATGATTCAACCAAGAGTGCAGccacaaataataataacaatagcaacaacaaacatcaGCAATACAATGCAAGCAACGCACTGCATCAGGCGCTGAGCGTTGGCGAGAGCGCGGCGCGTGGCGGTGGCAGCGGTGGTGGCGGCGGAGCTGGCGCAACGCTACACAATTCCGGCATGAACTATCAGCTGAACGCCAACGACAGCCCACAGCAGTCGCATCACCAGATCGCCTACGACAAGGAAAATCGTTGCCCACGCAATGACAGCCAGAATAGCAGCATGTCGAATATGCACGATGACGatgcgcaacaacagcaacagcaacattaTGAGCGACAGGGTGGCGGTGGCAGCGGTGGAGGAGGCGGCAAGAAACACCGCACCAATTCCAATTCGAAAGGCAATAAGCCGCGTTTGAAGAATATTGGTGGCTCCTCGTCGGGCAGCGTAGACGGTGGCAACTCGATTAGCAACAATACATCGGGATTCATATCAAGAG ttttcaacaACTCAGAGAACTCGAGCGAGCAATTCACAGATCATGGCGGCACCGATTTGTTCAGTTTCTTCAAAGAGACGCTCAATAAGCATCCAAAGGATCGGCATTTCCTCCTGAAAGTGGAAAAGGATCTAACCGAATTCGTGTTGGAAAAAAG TCGCGGTGAGTTGCGCTTCCCACCGGCTTCATCATACAATCGCATGTTGATACATCGCACAGCGGCCTTCTTCGGCATGGAACACAATGTCGACACCGAAACGCAACAGTGCGTTATTGTGGCAGCTACGAAGAACACGCGCATACCAGAG ATACGCTTCAAGTCGCTGGTGCGCGATCATCGCGACGACTCACGCAAGTCAATACTGAAGCGCGatacgcacagtttcgatgaggCGCGTCAGAGTAGCTACTTGTGTCCGGATCGCGGCAGCATGCTTGACCGCAAAGCCAAGAGCTTCGAAGAGCGCGAGGAGGATTATGAGCGCGCGCGCAGTCGTATTTTCAATCGCAGCCAAAATGACAACGGCGACGGCATGGACGATGGCTACATGAATGTCAGCTGGACGCAGTCAGtggaacaacaacagcagcagcagcagcaacaacatcgtCCACGCCCCAATGGCAAAATGATGAAGatgcaaaat TCAAACGAATCACGTGATGGTCGTTCCGGTGGCGGCGCAGTTCCCAAATCACACAATTACAATAATTACGGTGGTGGCTCGACACAAGGTGGTGGCCCACCCATGATGCGCGGTGACTCGGCGAACTCGGCCAAAAATGGCGGCGGTGGCGCCCGTTGTTTCTCGAAGCAGGATTCGGCTGGCAGCACAAACACGCCATGGCGTTTGTCACCATCCAGCAGCGG TGAGGATCAAGCCGCGACGGAGCCGTACATATTGACAACGGACAGAATGACCGTGTGTCATCTGCAATCACCAGTTCACCATATGCCGCCACACCTGCATCTGCAGCCGACGCTATTGTGCAGTGCTGGCGTTATGCCGGCGCATTGCGCTGACGCTGCGTTGGCGCCAACGCCGACGCCATCCCTGGAGGACGGCATGCCGCTACCCAGGCGCGGTCTGGTGTGGGCCGTCACCGACATTTCAAGTGTGCCCAAGGGCAGCGTGCTAATCAATCCGCAAACATTGCAACCTTTTGTTAACCAAGACGG TTCAATTTATCACTTTGACCCGTCCAATCTGCCACCCAACCAACAGGGCACATACCATCCAAATCAGGGCAACAACACCGCCAATTATGCACAACAACAATCGCCACAACAGttgtcacaacaacaacatcaacaagtGCAGGATAGCACCACAAAGAAGAATAAAAGCACACAACAAATGTCCACGCCTTCGCCAGCAGAATCGCCAGCAGCTACGCCAACACCCCAAACGCAGACGCATTGCAAGAGCGTCGCCTGCAATGAAAACGCCGCCACCGTACCGCTGGCAGAGTCTGTGGCTGAATCCTCCACACAAACGGTATCCATGTGCGGCGACGTCAACTGCGACGGCATTGACTTGGATATGGCGATCAACGCCACCGAAG AAGCATCCACGCAATCGGGTGCTGATGAATGCGACAACAACTCGGCCACGGGTTGTTTGAGCATCACCACCACAACTTCCACCAAAAGTTATGACCGAATCGAGGtacaaaagttcaaaaatcaagCCACCAGTCCGAATATACCAGCGGAAAAGGATGAGCTGCCGAAGCGTGAG AATGCAACAACTTTGGATGCGCCAAGTGTTCGTGAACAGCAGCCGACAACGGTAACACAGCCACCAGCACAACCACCACCACCCAGTCAAACGCCAACAAGTAGTGTCAATGTGCAGGTGCAACGCGAGACGCCACAATCGGCGCGCTCAACACCCTTCAGTACCAGCGAGTCGACGCAAGCAAAAAATCGCGCTTCCGAAGAATCCAAGCCCACAACGTGGACATACACGCAAAGCTACCAGGCACCCGATGGTTCTACAGTCTTTCACACCACCACCACACCGAGTGGTACGCCGTACTGCACCACGACATATCAGCAAGGG CCTGATGGTAGCGTTTATGCCATTCCACAAGGCATGGTCTATGCCTATCCACCGCCAGTTGTAAGCCACGCCCCACAGAAACAGTTGAAATGTCAATTCAATTCGTTGTCTGTTTTACAGGAGGGCGAAGtgcagagctattttatgcctGTATTTGATCCGAATCAACCGCGCACCGATGCCACCGGTCTCATACCAGCTGGAGCACAGGCCATATATCCGGCTGCAGCGGCAGCAGGCAGTACAGCTACAATGGTACCCGTCGCAGCCGCTTATCCAACCGCACAATTCGCCACGGCCAATGGTACGCCCATCTATCCGAGTCAATTGATTTATTCGAGTGATCAATTTGTAACGGGCGCAGCTACAGTCGCTGCAGCAGCACCAGCGAATGGTCAACTGCAACAGATACCGATGACCACCTATCCAATCGGACATCCATATGCCTATAATA GCTACTGGGGTCAACCGATGACATACTACGTGCCACAGCAAGCGCTCACGAACGCTGTCGCAGCAACGCCACTCCTACCAGCACCACCACAGTCACAACCACCTACAACTGCAACCGCCCAACCCGTGGCAGGACCACACATTACTAGCGGTATCAACATCGCGAATGGCCTTGTAGCAGCCACGGCGGCGGCTGGACCGTCGTCGAACGCCACCGTTGGAGCTTTAGGCAGTGGCGGTAGCAATGTTGGTGTTAGTGGCCATCACGTTGTTAACACCACGGCGGCTACGAACAGCTATCAAACACACAGCGGTACAACGTATTTCGGTACGGGGCGTGTAAAGCGGCCGACATCTTCACATTACACCAATCATCAGAGCAGCGGTCATCAGCTGGTAACGGCCGCCATTCCAAGCAACGGCAGTGCAACTACCACATATCAATTGGGACACGCAATGCCCACACTCACGCTGGCGCCGGCACCAGGTAGTGCAGCAgccgcagcggcagcagcagcagcagcagcagtgaaTACAACAACCGATCTCAACGTTGGCAATGGAGCGGCTCCAGCCACAGCCATGTATACGCTGCCCCAACATGCGGCCCTATTGCATGCGAATATCTTTCCCTATGCGCCTGCcactgctgctgccgccgccgctgccgctgcaGGTGTTGCGGCCGGCACACCATCAGTACACGCACCTGGCGTTCCGCCAACGGCTGCGCCACAAATAGCTGCAGCTAGCATGGCTGGCGCAGCAGCTCATGCACAACAAACAAATGCTGTGATCACCCCATTCTATGCTCATCACCCGCCCATTACAGCTGCCGCACATCCCACGCACGGCAGCTCCACCGTACACACGCCTGGACCAGCTGCCATACCGATTGTCGACCCCAGCACACTGACGGCCATCTCGCACCCAACACCAACCGGTGCAAACAGTTCAAACAACGTGACGCCCGCCTACAGTGGCGGCGGTAGCGCTTCACAGTCCGCGCCTAGCACTCCACATTCTGTACCTACTCAAACTGCACAGCGCAATCCGCCACTCTTCTCCACACCGCCCATTATGAACTCAAATGGCGGTAACAACAACGGTGGCTACAGTGGCAGTTCCACACCGCAGTACTACACGGTCAGCGGTGGAGCAGATGGTGGTACAACGCTTATGAGCAGTCCACATGGCCACTCATATGTGCAACACGaaaagcgcaacaacaattCAAATATGAGTGGCAGCAAAAAACCGCCAGCGTATCCAAGCAATTCATTGAGTCGCCAGAACTCAACGTCCTACAATGGCACCGCCAATGGCAAACCGCCTCTACTGGGCGGCAATAACGATACGCGTGCCTCACCAAATAGCGGCTACCAAGGCTCACGTCCGCATGGCATGAATAAGCGGGGTGGCGGCGGCGATAAGCCACAAACGCCATTGCTCAGCGGTCCACCCAGTTACGGCAGCGGACCAAGCATGTCTGCcgtaaacagcaacaacaacagcggctaCCACGTACACCACAGTAACTCGCCATCTGATGCCAAGCCACCAATACGCTTGAATGCAGGCGCAGCCACGTTCCGTCAGAAAGGTAGCGGTGGTGGTATGTCCTATGAATACAGGCGCAGCGCTTCACAACGTAACTCGCCAGGCACTGGCAACTCCAGCAGCAACGACAATAGCAACAATACATCGCCGAATAGTATAGTCGGTTCGAGTGGCGGTGGTGGGGCCAACACACCCAATTGCTATGCCGCCACAGCAGCGAGCGGCTACATAAACACTGGCATCGGCATAGCCAACAGCGGTATGGTCGGTGGTGGTGATCATCAGACAGTTGCAACCGCAACCGGCACACCATTGTACATTACACCAGCGCGTGGCGCACACATTCCACCACAACTGCAACACGGCGGTATGGTGGcggccgccgctgctgctggcGGCACGGCAGCCGGTCTCGCGGGCACTCAACAAGCCACGACAGCCGCGGTGTTAGGTGGTGCTGCAGCGGCGGAGGTGGCGAATGCGGCTGCTGCCGCCGTGGCGGCGACTGTCGCGCATCACCAGCCGCTATTGAGCGCTTATCAACCGGGTGCATCGGGTGTCTACATCAAATACGGTCAAACCTATTATGCGCAT